A single Mixta calida DNA region contains:
- a CDS encoding LysE family translocator — translation MIDPSFFSYVTVMSITPGPNNLLLATSGVNFGLRRTLPMVGGILLGCLIQLLLMAMALELLLGWMTQMRLPLTLLGCGWLLWLSWKIWRASAPTLAARQRPMSTLGGALFQAVNPKAWLMVSNVALLYIADNGVMTVLAGYALLNLPCILLWAMLGERMRLLLDIDWKRRLFNGVMAASLALTALWMLYEAWGGG, via the coding sequence ATGATTGATCCTTCTTTTTTCAGCTATGTCACCGTGATGTCAATAACGCCGGGGCCCAATAATCTGCTGCTGGCGACCTCAGGCGTCAATTTTGGCCTGCGCCGTACGCTGCCGATGGTGGGCGGCATTCTGCTCGGCTGTTTGATCCAGCTGCTGCTGATGGCGATGGCGCTTGAGCTGCTGCTGGGCTGGATGACGCAGATGCGCCTGCCGCTGACGCTGCTGGGCTGCGGCTGGCTGCTCTGGCTGTCATGGAAAATCTGGCGTGCATCGGCGCCGACGCTCGCCGCGCGTCAGCGGCCCATGTCGACGCTGGGCGGCGCGCTGTTTCAGGCGGTCAATCCCAAAGCCTGGCTGATGGTCAGCAATGTGGCGCTGCTCTATATTGCGGATAATGGCGTAATGACAGTGCTGGCGGGGTACGCGCTGCTGAATTTGCCCTGTATTTTGCTCTGGGCGATGCTGGGGGAGCGGATGCGCCTGTTGCTTGATATCGACTGGAAGCGGCGGTTGTTCAACGGCGTGATGGCGGCGTCGCTGGCGCTGACCGCACTCTGGATGCTGTATGAAGCATGGGGCGGAGGTTGA
- a CDS encoding YgiW/YdeI family stress tolerance OB fold protein gives MHKFLTLCLAALIAAPALAADGGFNPDGKAPPPEDQKDGYRAVTDNQKLTAANKLAQLSTGTWVTLQGNILRQSGSKTWVLRDASGTAQLQIDDAVWQGQEVKPDDLITVNGTVLRHGKNVLVHVKKLNLM, from the coding sequence ATGCATAAATTTCTGACGCTATGCCTGGCGGCCCTGATCGCCGCCCCTGCGCTGGCCGCCGATGGCGGTTTTAATCCAGACGGCAAAGCGCCGCCGCCGGAAGATCAGAAAGATGGCTACCGCGCTGTCACTGACAACCAGAAGCTGACGGCAGCGAATAAGCTGGCGCAGCTTTCGACCGGCACCTGGGTAACGCTGCAAGGCAATATCCTGCGCCAGAGCGGCAGTAAAACCTGGGTGTTGCGCGACGCGTCCGGCACCGCACAGCTGCAAATTGACGATGCGGTCTGGCAGGGCCAGGAAGTGAAGCCGGACGATTTAATCACCGTTAACGGCACCGTGCTGCGCCATGGCAAAAACGTGCTGGTTCATGTGAAAAAGCTCAATCTGATGTAA
- a CDS encoding aminotransferase-like domain-containing protein — protein MSVTSPEITRYQQLADDFARAIQDGTWPPGSRLPAIRRVAAAQQLSINTVLSAWRVLEDRGLIESRPQSGYYVRSVLPAPEKVPGYRATVAAPGQAQLDLIDTVFAAQNHPDYTNISLACPRDGDFYPAAKLARITASLLRRNPQMIGRYALPPGSKRLREEIARRASYMGMKLTPDGVTLTHGCMEALQLALRATTRPGDCVGLETPTYFFLFPLLASLGLTALEIPTDPQHGLSLDALEMVLSERRIQALIAMPGMQNPLGCSMPLENKKRLAALMNHWQVPLIEDGLYDELQDRTPPLPTTKAFDRDGWVIYCTSFTKTVAPDFRIGWMAAGRFSQAVARLKAFSSMAEPTLLCETLAQFLATGGYEHHLRTLRRRYAANLDEARGLIAQHFPVGTRATRPQGGFVFWVTLPEQIDAVALFHRLLQEKICLTPGALYTLSDRADHALRLSCCYPFDERYRYAISRAGALACEMSDLPAGAE, from the coding sequence GTGTCTGTGACCTCGCCTGAAATCACGCGCTACCAACAGCTGGCGGACGACTTCGCCCGCGCCATTCAGGACGGCACCTGGCCGCCCGGCAGTCGTCTGCCCGCTATTCGACGCGTCGCCGCCGCGCAGCAGCTCAGCATCAACACCGTACTCAGCGCCTGGCGCGTGCTGGAGGATCGCGGGCTGATTGAGTCGCGCCCGCAGTCGGGCTATTACGTGCGCAGCGTGCTGCCCGCGCCGGAAAAAGTTCCTGGCTATCGCGCCACCGTGGCGGCGCCGGGACAGGCGCAGCTGGATTTGATCGATACGGTGTTCGCGGCGCAAAACCATCCCGACTACACCAATATTTCGCTCGCCTGCCCGCGCGACGGCGATTTCTATCCGGCGGCGAAGCTGGCGCGCATCACCGCCTCGCTGCTGCGACGCAATCCGCAGATGATTGGCCGCTATGCGCTGCCGCCAGGCAGTAAACGGCTGCGTGAGGAGATCGCGCGGCGCGCCAGCTATATGGGCATGAAGCTGACGCCGGACGGCGTCACGCTGACCCATGGCTGCATGGAGGCGTTGCAGCTGGCGTTGCGCGCCACAACCCGTCCGGGCGACTGCGTGGGCCTGGAAACGCCCACCTACTTCTTTCTCTTTCCCCTGCTCGCCAGCCTCGGTCTGACCGCGCTGGAAATCCCGACCGATCCGCAGCACGGTCTGTCGCTGGACGCGCTGGAAATGGTGCTGAGCGAGCGGCGCATTCAGGCGCTGATCGCCATGCCCGGCATGCAGAACCCGCTGGGATGCAGCATGCCGCTGGAGAATAAAAAACGGCTGGCGGCGCTGATGAACCATTGGCAGGTGCCGTTGATTGAGGATGGATTGTATGACGAACTTCAGGACCGCACGCCGCCGCTGCCGACCACCAAAGCGTTCGATCGTGACGGCTGGGTTATCTACTGCACCAGCTTTACCAAAACGGTGGCGCCCGATTTCCGCATCGGCTGGATGGCGGCCGGTCGCTTTTCGCAGGCGGTGGCGCGACTGAAGGCATTCTCCTCGATGGCGGAACCCACGCTGCTGTGCGAAACCCTCGCTCAGTTCCTGGCGACCGGCGGCTATGAGCACCATTTGCGCACGCTGCGCCGCCGCTACGCGGCCAATCTCGACGAGGCGCGCGGCCTGATCGCCCAGCACTTTCCGGTCGGCACCCGCGCCACGCGTCCGCAGGGCGGCTTTGTGTTCTGGGTGACGCTGCCGGAACAGATCGACGCCGTGGCGCTGTTTCACCGTCTGTTGCAGGAGAAGATCTGCCTGACGCCCGGCGCGCTCTATACGCTGAGCGACCGCGCCGATCACGCGCTGCGTCTCTCCTGCTGCTACCCGTTCGACGAACGTTACCGCTACGCCATCAGCCGCGCGGGCGCGCTGGCCTGCGAGATGAGCGATCTGCCGGCGGGCGCGGAGTGA
- a CDS encoding alpha/beta fold hydrolase, which produces MATAIAGTALLVRKWRKWQQTPPVGIHSHQAGLAGYYQQVGPWRMFTRTTPETRPGLPVVLLHGLALSGRAMEDLALALGWEYRVLVPDLPGFGGSAFPASQPVLDVDRLAEALWMWMQQNQLSRAIFVGNAFGCQVLAALAVAHPEAVAGLVLQGPTVDRRSRSLLHQVWRDWRNGRRESHRSAAALCRVDFAKAGVWRMVGTLRAMLRDRIEQRLPHIKAPVLVVRGSYDVVSPARWVEEMVALLPRGELITLPKGTHTLHYVYPWSYSRAIRPFIARVQKEYEHHE; this is translated from the coding sequence ATGGCCACCGCCATAGCCGGTACCGCCCTGCTTGTCAGAAAGTGGCGCAAGTGGCAGCAAACTCCGCCGGTCGGCATTCACAGCCATCAGGCGGGCCTGGCAGGCTACTATCAGCAGGTCGGACCGTGGCGCATGTTTACCCGCACCACGCCGGAGACACGCCCTGGTCTGCCGGTGGTGCTGCTGCATGGTCTCGCGCTTTCCGGGCGCGCGATGGAAGATTTAGCCCTGGCGCTCGGATGGGAATATCGCGTGCTGGTGCCCGATCTGCCCGGCTTTGGCGGCAGCGCGTTTCCCGCCTCGCAGCCGGTATTGGATGTCGACCGGCTGGCGGAGGCGCTGTGGATGTGGATGCAGCAGAACCAGCTGTCGCGGGCGATTTTCGTCGGCAACGCCTTTGGCTGTCAGGTGTTGGCCGCGCTGGCGGTAGCCCATCCCGAAGCGGTGGCGGGGCTGGTTTTACAGGGGCCGACCGTCGATCGCCGTTCCCGCTCGCTGCTGCATCAGGTCTGGCGTGACTGGCGCAACGGCCGCCGCGAATCGCACCGTTCGGCTGCCGCGCTCTGCCGCGTCGATTTCGCCAAAGCGGGCGTATGGCGCATGGTCGGCACGCTGCGCGCCATGCTGCGCGACCGTATTGAACAACGTTTGCCCCATATCAAAGCGCCGGTACTGGTGGTGCGCGGCTCGTATGATGTGGTGTCGCCAGCGCGCTGGGTGGAGGAGATGGTGGCGCTGTTGCCGCGCGGCGAGCTGATAACGCTGCCAAAGGGCACCCACACGCTGCATTACGTCTATCCCTGGAGCTACAGCCGCGCGATTCGTCCCTTTATTGCCCGCGTGCAGAAGGAGTATGAACATCATGAGTAA
- a CDS encoding SLC13 family permease, which produces MFTSDPHLWLTTLVVAATILLWASARLPEFITALLFFAAAMLLHIAPAASVFGGFASSAFWLVLSGFILGVAIRKVGLADRLAYRLAPHLSGSWPRMVGGVIVISYMLAFVMPSNMGRIALLMPVVGALAKRAGIKEGSRGWIGLALAVGFGTFQLSASILPANVPNLVLTGAAETAYGMHPGYLPWLFLQAPVVGLLKGALLTLCICRLFPARPAAVIRADATTPISREERRLMALLLVTLLLWMTDSLHGVSPAWVGLCAACFCLLPRVGFVSSEAFASGVNFRTCLYVAAILGVTAVVVDSGLGDLIARGLLRVTPLDPATPFANFLSLSAITGLLNFVVTANGVPAMFTPMAQSFADASGFPLASVIMLQVLAYATPLLPYQASPVVLAMALGNVPARDGLRLCLSVALISLLLLFPLYYGWFCLLGYL; this is translated from the coding sequence TTGTTCACGTCCGATCCCCATCTCTGGCTGACGACGCTGGTCGTCGCAGCGACGATTCTGCTGTGGGCCAGCGCGCGCCTGCCGGAATTCATTACTGCGCTGCTGTTTTTCGCTGCGGCGATGCTGCTGCATATCGCGCCTGCCGCCAGCGTGTTCGGCGGTTTCGCCTCATCCGCCTTCTGGCTGGTGCTGAGCGGTTTTATTCTCGGCGTCGCGATCCGTAAAGTCGGGTTGGCCGACCGGCTGGCGTACAGGCTGGCGCCGCATCTCAGCGGCAGCTGGCCGCGCATGGTCGGCGGCGTGATCGTCATCAGCTACATGCTGGCGTTTGTGATGCCTTCCAATATGGGGCGCATCGCGCTGCTGATGCCGGTAGTGGGCGCGCTGGCGAAACGGGCGGGGATCAAAGAGGGGAGCCGGGGCTGGATTGGCCTGGCGCTGGCGGTCGGCTTCGGCACCTTTCAGCTCTCCGCCAGCATACTGCCCGCCAATGTGCCGAACCTGGTACTGACCGGTGCGGCGGAGACCGCTTACGGCATGCATCCCGGCTATCTGCCGTGGCTGTTTTTACAGGCGCCGGTGGTGGGACTGCTGAAAGGGGCGCTGCTGACGCTCTGTATCTGCCGCCTGTTTCCGGCGCGGCCTGCGGCGGTCATCCGCGCTGACGCCACGACGCCCATCAGCCGCGAGGAGCGGCGGCTGATGGCATTGCTGCTGGTTACGCTGCTGCTGTGGATGACCGACAGCCTGCACGGCGTGTCGCCCGCGTGGGTCGGGCTATGCGCCGCCTGCTTCTGCCTGCTGCCGCGCGTGGGGTTCGTCTCCAGCGAGGCGTTCGCCAGCGGCGTGAATTTCCGCACCTGCCTCTATGTCGCCGCCATTCTCGGCGTCACGGCGGTGGTGGTCGATTCCGGCCTCGGCGATCTGATCGCGCGCGGCTTACTGCGCGTGACGCCGCTTGATCCCGCAACGCCTTTTGCTAACTTCCTCTCGCTCAGCGCCATTACCGGGCTGCTGAATTTTGTCGTCACCGCCAACGGCGTACCGGCGATGTTTACGCCGATGGCGCAGAGCTTCGCCGACGCCTCCGGCTTTCCGCTGGCTAGCGTGATTATGTTGCAGGTATTGGCCTACGCCACGCCGCTGCTGCCTTACCAGGCGTCGCCGGTGGTGCTGGCGATGGCGCTCGGCAACGTGCCGGCGCGCGACGGCCTGCGGCTCTGCCTCTCGGTGGCGCTTATCAGCCTGCTGCTGCTGTTTCCGCTCTACTACGGCTGGTTTTGTCTGCTGGGTTATCTGTAA
- a CDS encoding DUF1158 family protein, with the protein MKSTFENWLAPMSILLLGFLSALLLPAPALGPELAARLMSLFHFSDLNQLYTIVLCLWFLLLGTIEFFVLRFLWRRFGQV; encoded by the coding sequence ATGAAATCCACTTTTGAAAACTGGCTTGCGCCGATGAGCATTCTGCTGCTGGGCTTTCTCTCCGCGCTGCTGCTGCCTGCGCCCGCTTTAGGCCCGGAGCTGGCGGCACGTCTGATGTCGCTGTTTCACTTCAGCGATCTCAACCAGCTTTACACCATTGTGCTCTGCCTGTGGTTCCTGCTGCTGGGCACCATTGAGTTTTTTGTGCTGCGTTTTCTCTGGCGTCGCTTCGGCCAGGTTTAA
- a CDS encoding YciE/YciF ferroxidase family protein, with translation MSIKTLEDLFIHDLSDVYSAEKQISRALPKMARAASDEKLIEAFKTHLEETRGQIERLDQLVEATPEVRIKRMKCHAMEGLVEEAQELIDSVEKGVVLDAGLIGAAQKVEHYEIATYGTLRAMAIKLGYKEAARLLEETLNEEKATDEKLTMIAEQTQ, from the coding sequence ATGAGTATTAAAACGCTGGAAGACCTGTTTATTCACGATCTCTCTGACGTATATAGCGCTGAGAAACAAATTAGCCGTGCGCTACCGAAAATGGCGCGTGCCGCCAGCGATGAAAAACTTATCGAAGCGTTCAAAACTCATCTCGAAGAAACCCGAGGTCAAATCGAGCGCCTTGACCAGCTGGTTGAAGCGACCCCGGAAGTACGTATCAAACGTATGAAGTGCCACGCGATGGAAGGTCTGGTGGAAGAAGCGCAGGAACTGATTGATTCCGTTGAAAAAGGCGTGGTGCTTGATGCCGGTCTGATCGGCGCGGCGCAGAAAGTTGAGCATTACGAAATCGCTACCTACGGCACGCTGCGCGCAATGGCCATCAAGCTGGGCTACAAAGAAGCGGCTCGCCTGCTGGAAGAAACGTTGAACGAAGAAAAAGCGACCGATGAGAAACTGACGATGATCGCTGAACAAACGCAGTAA
- a CDS encoding con-10 family general stress protein: protein MTQHRGGSGNFAEDRQKASEAGKKGGQQSGGNFKNDREKASEAGKKGGQNSRRS from the coding sequence CTCAGCATCGTGGTGGTTCAGGTAACTTCGCGGAAGATCGTCAAAAAGCGTCTGAAGCAGGTAAAAAAGGCGGCCAGCAGAGCGGCGGCAACTTCAAAAATGACCGTGAAAAAGCCTCTGAAGCAGGCAAAAAAGGCGGTCAGAACAGCCGTCGCAGCTAA
- a CDS encoding YgiW/YdeI family stress tolerance OB fold protein, with the protein MAKKFTIAALIALFTLPAFADDAGGYKGGETPPRTQDSGYKGTEDTTSPSISEVKTMRDGAWVTLEGYIVKQKGEQSYQLRGRNNETIDLVIPKKVFDGKTYDAEDQVRMNGRLRHDGARRWVDVEQLGAP; encoded by the coding sequence ATGGCTAAAAAATTCACTATCGCCGCCCTGATCGCCCTGTTTACCCTGCCTGCGTTCGCTGATGACGCTGGCGGCTATAAAGGCGGCGAGACGCCGCCGCGCACGCAGGACAGCGGCTATAAAGGCACGGAAGACACCACTTCGCCCTCCATCAGCGAGGTGAAAACCATGCGCGACGGCGCCTGGGTGACGCTGGAAGGCTATATCGTGAAGCAAAAAGGCGAACAGAGCTATCAGCTGCGCGGTCGCAACAATGAAACCATTGACCTGGTGATCCCGAAAAAAGTGTTTGATGGCAAAACCTATGACGCTGAGGATCAGGTGCGGATGAACGGCCGTCTGCGTCACGACGGCGCACGTCGCTGGGTCGACGTCGAACAGTTGGGCGCGCCATAA
- the mqo gene encoding malate dehydrogenase (quinone), whose amino-acid sequence MNALGLSKHAATGGEKDVDVLLIGGGIMSATLGTYLQELEPGWSIEMVERQDKVAEESSNGWNNAGTGHSALAEMNYTPEKNGAVDIAKAIEINEAFQISRQFWASLVQKGTLHTPRSFINTTPHMSFVWGDDNVNFLRKRYAALQKSTLFRGMEYSEDRAQIAKWAPAMMQGRDPQQKVAATRITIGTDVNFGEITRQLVTSLAKNPNFRLRTRHEVRDIQRNANGSWKVTIADLANGGALSAVNANYLFIGAGGAALPLLQKTGIPEAKAYAGFPVGGSFLVSENPEVVKRHLAKVYGKASVGAPPMSVPHLDTRVLDGKQVLLFGPFATFSTKFLKHGSLLDMFGSITASNLLPMVRVGLDNFNLVKYLVSQLMLTDDDRHAALQDYFPEAKKEDWRLVQAGQRVQIIKKDAEKGGVLRLGTEVIASQDGTVSALLGASPGASTAAPIMLNLLQKVFKDKFATPEWQTKIKELVPSYGQKLNGNISATEHELAETSRILQLDYTPMTPAAANDEPTQTADVVGK is encoded by the coding sequence ATGAATGCTTTAGGTCTCAGCAAACATGCAGCGACAGGAGGGGAAAAGGACGTCGATGTACTGCTCATCGGCGGAGGGATCATGAGTGCCACGCTGGGCACTTATCTTCAGGAGCTGGAGCCAGGCTGGTCTATCGAGATGGTAGAACGGCAGGATAAAGTGGCGGAAGAGAGTTCAAACGGCTGGAACAACGCCGGTACTGGTCACTCCGCGCTGGCAGAAATGAATTACACGCCGGAAAAGAATGGCGCCGTCGACATCGCGAAAGCGATCGAGATTAACGAAGCCTTCCAGATTTCCCGCCAGTTCTGGGCCTCCCTGGTTCAGAAAGGCACCTTGCATACCCCACGCAGTTTTATCAACACCACCCCGCACATGAGCTTCGTCTGGGGCGACGACAACGTTAATTTCCTGCGCAAACGCTATGCGGCGCTGCAAAAAAGCACCCTGTTCCGCGGCATGGAATATTCAGAAGATCGCGCGCAGATTGCTAAATGGGCGCCGGCGATGATGCAGGGCCGCGATCCGCAGCAGAAGGTCGCCGCGACGCGCATTACTATCGGCACCGACGTCAATTTCGGCGAAATCACGCGCCAGCTGGTGACTTCACTGGCTAAAAACCCAAACTTTCGTCTGCGCACCCGCCATGAAGTGCGTGATATTCAGCGCAACGCCAACGGCAGCTGGAAAGTGACCATCGCCGACCTGGCGAACGGCGGCGCGTTAAGCGCGGTCAATGCCAACTATCTGTTTATCGGCGCGGGCGGCGCGGCGCTGCCGCTGCTGCAAAAGACCGGCATCCCTGAAGCGAAAGCGTATGCCGGTTTCCCGGTGGGCGGCTCCTTCCTCGTCAGCGAAAACCCGGAGGTGGTGAAACGCCATCTGGCGAAAGTGTACGGCAAAGCCTCGGTCGGCGCGCCGCCGATGTCAGTGCCGCACCTGGATACGCGCGTGCTGGACGGCAAGCAGGTGCTGCTGTTTGGCCCGTTCGCCACTTTCTCCACCAAATTCCTGAAGCATGGCTCGCTGCTGGATATGTTCGGCTCGATTACCGCCAGCAACCTGCTGCCGATGGTGCGCGTCGGCCTGGATAACTTCAACCTGGTGAAATACCTGGTGAGCCAGCTAATGCTGACCGACGACGACCGTCATGCGGCGTTGCAGGACTATTTCCCGGAAGCGAAGAAAGAGGACTGGCGTCTGGTGCAGGCGGGACAGCGCGTGCAGATCATCAAAAAGGATGCCGAAAAAGGCGGCGTGCTGCGCCTCGGCACCGAAGTCATCGCCTCGCAGGACGGCACCGTCTCCGCGCTGCTGGGCGCGTCGCCGGGCGCCTCCACCGCCGCGCCGATTATGCTGAACCTGCTGCAAAAGGTATTTAAAGATAAATTCGCCACGCCGGAATGGCAGACGAAGATAAAAGAGCTGGTGCCCTCTTACGGCCAGAAGCTCAACGGCAATATCAGCGCCACCGAGCATGAGCTGGCGGAAACCAGCCGCATTTTGCAGCTCGACTATACGCCGATGACGCCAGCGGCAGCCAACGACGAACCGACGCAGACTGCCGACGTCGTCGGCAAGTAA
- a CDS encoding phosphoketolase family protein, whose protein sequence is MTHAQPQPGAEEELTLLDRYWRAANYLSVGQIYLMDNPLLREPLQPEHIKPRLLGHWGTTPGLNFIYAHLNRIIRHRDLNMIYICGPGHGGPGMVANTWLEGSYSEIYPDISEDATGMQRLFRQFSFPGGIPSHAAPETPGSINEGGELGYSLSHAFGAVFDYPDLIAACVIGDGEAETGPLSSSWHGTKFLNAARDGAVLPILHLNGYKIANPTLLGRSSDEDLHQLFSGYGYEPLFVCGDEPEKMHRLMADTLDRAFDKIRDYQQRARRGETSDVIPRWPMIILRSPKGWTGPKTVDGKKVEDFWRAHQVPVASCREDDGHRQILEQWMRSYQPETLFDEQGRLRPELRALAPQGEKRMGASPYANGGRLRRELDTPDIREFAVNVTTPGEKQVQSTEVLGQYLRAIFERNKDNFRLFGPDETASNRLSKVFDVTSRTWMEEVRPYDEQLASDGRVMEILSEHQCQGWLEGYLLTGRHGLFNCYEAFIHIVDSMFNQHAKWLKVTRKLPWRKPVSSLNYLLSSHVWRQDHNGYSHQDPGFIDHVANKKADIVRIYLPPDANTLLWVGDHCLKTWDRINVIIAGKQPEPQWLTMDQAIKHCEAGMGVWPWAGTEKPGEEPDVVMVCAGDVPTMETLAAVDLLREYLPELRVRVVNVVDLMALQTKDQHPHGMEDAAFDQLFTVDKPVVFAFHGYPSLIHRLTYQRNNHRNFHVHGFMEEGTTTTPFDMTVMNELDRYHLAQDAIQRVASLTDKADAILDALEEKIAEHHRYVREYGEDVPEVRNWKWPSQQGSGGAPE, encoded by the coding sequence ATGACCCATGCACAGCCGCAACCCGGCGCCGAAGAAGAACTGACATTGCTCGATCGCTACTGGCGCGCCGCCAACTATCTGTCGGTCGGCCAGATTTACTTAATGGATAATCCCCTGCTGCGCGAACCGTTACAACCCGAACATATTAAACCGCGCCTGCTGGGCCACTGGGGCACCACGCCCGGTCTGAACTTTATCTATGCTCACCTGAACCGCATTATCCGCCACCGCGACCTCAATATGATCTATATCTGCGGTCCGGGGCATGGCGGCCCCGGCATGGTGGCCAACACCTGGCTGGAGGGCAGCTACAGCGAGATCTACCCGGACATCAGCGAAGACGCCACCGGGATGCAGCGGCTGTTCAGGCAGTTCTCTTTCCCCGGCGGCATTCCCAGCCACGCCGCGCCGGAAACGCCCGGATCGATTAACGAAGGCGGCGAACTGGGCTACTCGCTTTCGCACGCGTTCGGCGCGGTGTTTGATTACCCCGATCTGATCGCCGCCTGCGTCATCGGCGACGGCGAGGCGGAAACCGGCCCGCTCTCTTCCAGCTGGCACGGCACCAAGTTCCTGAACGCCGCGCGCGACGGCGCGGTACTGCCGATCCTGCACCTCAACGGCTATAAAATCGCCAACCCGACGCTGCTGGGACGCAGCAGCGACGAGGATCTGCATCAGCTGTTCAGCGGCTACGGCTATGAGCCGCTGTTCGTTTGCGGCGACGAGCCGGAAAAAATGCACCGCCTGATGGCCGACACGCTGGACCGCGCCTTCGACAAGATCCGCGATTATCAACAGCGCGCCCGTCGCGGCGAGACGTCGGACGTCATCCCGCGCTGGCCGATGATTATTCTGCGCAGCCCGAAAGGCTGGACCGGTCCAAAAACCGTCGACGGCAAAAAAGTCGAGGATTTCTGGCGCGCGCATCAGGTGCCGGTCGCCTCCTGTCGCGAAGATGACGGCCACCGTCAGATTCTGGAACAGTGGATGCGCAGCTATCAACCGGAGACGTTGTTCGACGAGCAGGGCCGACTGCGACCGGAGCTGCGCGCGCTGGCGCCGCAGGGTGAGAAGCGGATGGGCGCTTCGCCCTATGCCAACGGCGGACGCCTGCGCCGCGAGCTGGATACGCCCGACATCCGCGAGTTCGCCGTGAATGTCACGACGCCCGGTGAAAAACAGGTGCAGTCCACCGAGGTGCTGGGCCAGTATCTGCGCGCCATCTTTGAACGCAATAAAGACAATTTCCGCCTGTTTGGGCCGGATGAAACGGCCTCCAACCGGCTCAGCAAAGTGTTCGACGTTACCAGCCGCACCTGGATGGAAGAGGTGCGCCCGTATGACGAACAGCTGGCCTCTGACGGACGGGTGATGGAGATTCTCAGCGAGCACCAGTGTCAGGGTTGGCTGGAAGGCTACCTGCTAACCGGTCGTCACGGCCTGTTTAACTGCTATGAAGCTTTTATTCATATCGTCGATTCGATGTTCAACCAGCACGCCAAATGGCTCAAGGTGACGCGCAAGCTGCCGTGGCGCAAGCCGGTCTCTTCGTTGAACTATCTGCTCTCCTCCCACGTCTGGCGCCAGGACCATAATGGCTACAGCCATCAGGACCCCGGCTTTATCGATCACGTCGCTAACAAAAAAGCGGATATCGTACGCATCTATCTGCCGCCTGACGCCAATACCCTGCTGTGGGTGGGCGATCACTGCCTGAAAACCTGGGATCGCATTAACGTGATTATCGCTGGCAAGCAGCCGGAGCCGCAGTGGTTGACGATGGATCAGGCGATTAAACACTGCGAGGCGGGCATGGGCGTCTGGCCGTGGGCGGGCACTGAAAAGCCGGGCGAGGAGCCGGATGTGGTGATGGTCTGTGCGGGCGACGTGCCGACGATGGAGACGCTGGCGGCGGTCGATCTGCTGCGCGAATACCTGCCGGAACTGCGCGTGCGCGTGGTCAACGTGGTGGATCTGATGGCGCTGCAAACCAAAGATCAGCATCCGCACGGCATGGAGGATGCGGCGTTCGATCAGCTGTTCACCGTCGACAAGCCGGTGGTGTTCGCTTTCCATGGTTATCCCAGCCTGATTCACCGTCTGACCTATCAGCGCAACAACCATCGCAACTTCCACGTACACGGTTTTATGGAAGAAGGCACGACTACTACACCGTTCGATATGACGGTGATGAACGAGCTGGATCGTTACCATCTGGCGCAGGATGCGATTCAGCGCGTGGCGTCGCTAACGGACAAAGCGGACGCGATTCTCGACGCGCTGGAGGAGAAAATCGCCGAGCATCATCGCTACGTGCGTGAATATGGCGAAGATGTGCCGGAAGTGCGCAACTGGAAATGGCCTTCGCAGCAGGGCAGCGGCGGTGCGCCGGAGTAA